The genomic stretch tcttccccttctgcgCCAGCAGCCAGTTCACAAAGTCTTGCTGGCGGATCTTGTCCATGGCAATACTGTAGTCACTGATGAAAGTCCCCTCGGCATATCTGGGGCCTCGAGGTCGGGAGCCACTGACCCTAGCGTGGActctgagggacagagagacaggagagggcTAGAAACCAGGACACCGCAGGAgtggcagggggtgaggggaatCACAAGGCAGGGGCAAATGATGGTTCCTGCCACGTGGCCTGGGTTTGAGAACGAACCCCCCGTTTCTTGGGAGTCCGTTTTTATGAAGACCCCCCCCCTCCTATCTATGCATCAAACCCCTGGGACTTTATCCTCAGCTCAAGCACCCACTTCCTGCATCCTCGGTGTGTGTGACTCTCGCTTCTGGGCAAAGAGGGATCAGGGGTCCCCCTCATCCCAAAGGACTGATCTCAGTTCCCTCCTTTACTCCTCTTGCCTGGCCTACCCTGATTCAAGGCTTTGTTTCCAGTCGACAGGAACGAGAGGAGGCTCTTCCATAAGGGCCCTCACTGTGCGCCGGGTCCTCCGCAAGCCCTTTACTAcagactcatttaatcctcatcaccccTGTGAGGCAGACACTATTTCTCTGCCCTTTTTGTGAATGacaaaaccaaggcacagagaaattcACCCAGCACAATCTCAGCGGACAGATCCAGGATGTAGCTGCGGGCAGTCCGGGCCCACGTCTAAGTTCGCAACCTCTACACGCTGTTGCCCCTCCTTGGACCTGTCTGCCAGCCGCAGCTCGCATCTACACGGCTGGATGGATGGGCCATACCGCGAGTCCTTGCATCGGACAAGGCGCAGCTCTTCACTCAGATGAGTCTCTCTCCAGTTTGCAACTCGCCTAGGTGGTTCtctgtgtccccccacccccgggggccCGTATGTTCCAGGAGGTACTCGCGGACCACGAGCAGTACTATGTCTCCTGCGGCTGGCGCGCAGGTGGCCCTCCACACGATCTGATCAAATGCTCACATAAATGAATGGTTAAGGCTTTCATGAGGAAGGGAGACGCTGTCATCTActtcagacacttaaccactgagaaGTCCTTCCAGAGATCTAACCGCAGTCTCTCCTATGGCAACAGTAGCTCGTAATAAATACTCTTGGGTTCCGTCCTCACTCTGCACACAGCCGGCTGGCAGGTTTCCCCCTCCAGCTTCTTTCCTCTTGGCCTGGGATTCCTccctttcccacctcccccctgAAGACCAGAACGGGGTCACCCTCCCCAGCCTCCGCCCCTGTGCCCGACCCCTCCCCGGCACCCCTACCTGGAGTgaccctctgccttctctcctagCACCACTGCCAGGAGCAGGGACCCCAGCAGCAGACTGGAGATCTTCATGGCCACCATCTTCCAAGGGTGATTTCCTGAGCAACGAGAGAAGGGGGACCGGGATGAGGGAAGCACAGTGCTCAGGGACAGTCAGCCTGGCTGGCTGTGTCCTGCTGAGGCCTCAGAGCATGTGTGGGTTCTGCACCGAACTCTGCAGGACGGCAGTGGGGGAAAGGTCCAGGCAGAAGAAAGCAGTCAAGACCCACGTGCCTAACGACCCCCTTCCCGGCTCGGGGGGCCGGACCTCACAGGCATGTGGTTTGGCGAGACTCCCCTTAGAGCCTCCAAAGTCCAGACCAGCCCTCCTTCCAGCGGTTGGATTGGCCGTTGCTAAACCATCAGAGCCCTCCGCGCTGAGTGAAAGCCACAAGCGGGACCATTCCATCCTCTCCTCAGGCTTTCCTGTCTCTACTCAGGGATGCTCTTCCCGGGGTGCCCCTGCAGGAAGATGAAGCCTGGCAGCCCAAACATGTCTAGGTCTAGCTTTGGTTTTCAGGGCTTGGGAGGAAGGTTCCTTAATGCTCTTCACCCCTACTGAAGACCCCCTGGATGAAATGGGGCCAGACCTTGGTCGTCCTCCTGCCTTCGTCAGCTGGGTGTTACAGGAATCCTGAGAGCTGCCTCCTTATTTCTCATATAGAGGGAAAGAAAGTGAGGTGCAAGGATGCCGAGTATCTTTGGGTGCCAAGACCCCGCTGCCTCTCTAGTATCCTGTCCGTCCCTCCATCCTCCGTCCGGGCCGCTCTCTTACCTGGCTTCCTTCCCAGCTCTTCCAGAAGGACAGGGCAGGGGTTCCTTCCTCTTACCTGCTGGTCCTTTGGAGCCTGTCTCAAGAAAGTCTGCTGCTGCTCCCTTATATCCAGGCATCACAGACCTGCTGATTAGCCTAAAAGCGTCTTATCTCAAGAAATTAGGTCCACAGCTCCCGCCACATTAAGTCCATTTTACGCGTAATAAAGTTGTCCTTTCCACCTGAACTGTGCTAATCGATGATTAACATTTGGGTATCTCCAGTTGCCCGGGGGGTAGGCCACCTTAAGTGTCCCCTTTCTTctaccccctcctcccttctgagcATGGCGCCCAGTATTCTTCTAGCCCTACTTCTGTTACAGGGGTCCTCAGTTAGAAAGGGTGCCCTGGGTGAGGGCAGACTTAGGGTGGGTGGCACGAGCTGGGGTGGGACCGTTCCCACAGGCAATCGGCTATCCCTGGATCCGAGAGAGTGGGGCACAGTcattggaatcccagctctggaTAGTGGCCCACAGCTTTGGCAGTGAGGCAATGCTCCCGTTGCGAAATCTAGGGGGGCGGGTATCCCAGCCGGCTGGGGAAAGCACTGGAAAGCGAGAGGGTTGAGGGACCATGAAGGATGGGGGTTTCCTGGGTTCGCTGGAAACTGAGAACTTGCAGTCAAGCTGCTTTTCTGCTTAGGGGTGGGGTAGAGTGGGGGAAAGCGGTTCCCTTAGTCCTTGGGAACTTGAAGGAAGGTGGACAGCTATGATTCTATCTGTAAAGATTGATGACACCCAATGTGGACTTGTCTCTGCCATCAGACTGggggaccctgaggtcatgcTGTGCCTGTCAGATTGGAGGGATCTCCAGTGCACGGGCTTTGTCTCCCTGATCAGACTGAGGGCTCTCTGAGGTCAGGAGTGTGAACCAGGGGGGCCTATCTCTTCCCCGTCCTACAGAAGCTTCCTGAGGCTAAGGGCCACGTCTGCTCCTAGACTGGAGACTCCTCCAAGTACTGCCTCTACCTTTTCCCAAGCATTTCGTACATGCCTCTGTCCTCAGGGCTCGGTCTAGAAGGAGCAGGGCAGACGCTGCATTATTGGCCGACCCCCAAGGCCTCCTGCCCAGGCTCTTCCTTCTCCACTCACCATAGTACTTTGAACCATCAACAACCAAGCTCATGCTCTCCTTATTAGCTCCAGGGTCTAATAAGGGCCACTTTCCTTTCCAGGTAAACTCTGTGGTCAGGAAGCAGCTCCAGCATGAAATTAAGTGCTTGTGTGGGATGAGAGGTAACTGGACTAGGGGGGCAATTCACCTCTGCTTCCTAGAAACCTCGCCCACCCACCACCCATTTTTCACCATCTAGAAAAACTTCTCTCCGGGCAAGCTCTCCAAATTCCATCTCCCAGCTATCCATGGGCAGTGATTAGACGTCAATTCAGATTTGGCCTCCGAACGGGATGCGGGGGTGCTTGTGACCCTGCTTCCTGTTGAGCAACAGTTAATGGGCTGAGAAGGGTTTGTGTCAAAACCTGGACACCTCTGCCTGGAGGCACAAGGTATCCAAGAAGGGTGGACATCATTCCCTGGAACCCCTAAGTCTGATGCCAAATCAGAATAAAGGAAGGTTCTGGAATGGGTCCCTACAGCTCTGAGTGCCTGCCTGGTGCTCTGATGATTTGTTTTGGGGGCGAGCTGCTCCGAAGGCCAGTTGTGCTTCAAATTCTCACCCCACCCCATCTTGGAGGGGACCTCTTtgcagccccccccgcccccccccccccccccccccgccctggacCTGTTTCCCTTTGATCTTTGGCTCACATGCCCTGCGGTGGATACACTAGGGAGAATGTAGCCTGGGccctgggagaggaaggaatgTGGGGAGGGTCAGGGGAGGAGATCAGAGAAGATGCCAGATGCCCAGGGGAGctcagagcccccacccccagagcatATTGGGAGGCTGGGGAATGGAAAAGACGGCCTTCTAAAGTTTCAAGGAATCAGAAGGGCCTGCTGGACTTGATCAAAATAGTTCAATAAATCCACTGGCAACTCCACCAGCCTGTCTATGCAGCGTGAAAAGTGAAAAGGGTGGGTACAGGGAGGGGGGCTCTGGGAGACCCTCAGTCCATTGGGAAGAATTTCCAGGACGTGAGGGTCAGAGAGGTCACAGGCGATGGGAAAGCAAGAGGAAACCCGGATACGAAGGCCAGTGGCCCAGACAGGTGGAGAGAGTGGGGGTGCACGAGGGGCATCTGGGACTCATGGACGTCAGGCAATCCGCGCAGGCAGGGATGATGGCAGTCTTGCTGCCAAAGAACCCGGGCTCCTGCCTCCCAGACCCTCCTGACTCCTGGACGGAAGCCCCAGGATGAGGACTGGAAGAGCACAAGAGCCTGTGGGGCTTGCTGGCTCTTCCAGCTCCGGGTGGTGACTCACCACCCCCGCCACAGCCCGAGGGCCACCGCAGGCATTCCAGGCCCAGCCCCACTGCCTGGGCCAGGGTGACTCAGAGGGCTGGCTGCAGCCTCACCCCAGGGACTCTGCCTCAGAGGTTCTCTTGGTCTTCGAGCTCCCGGCTGACTCAGAAGGCAGACATCCCTCTCCCGGCTCTCCTACACCAGGTGGCGGATTGATACTTCTTCTCCGTCAGAGGAGGCAAAGGGACCAACTTTGCTGACTCATCGGGTCTATCCCGATTCCTAGAAGGGTCGCCTCCAGCTTTCCTCCCCAGTCACATCGCAAACCCAGTCACGGTCCCAAATGCTTTTGCCCACATCAGCCCCAGTACCACTCTGGCCAAGACAGACACTTTTCAGAAGGatcttcaagaaagaaaatactgagtCAATAAGATTGTActaactgtatggtgacagatggtaactacatttaCGGTGGTGAAACTTTTGTAACGAATataattgtcgaatcactatacgATATACCCCCAATGAATATaatatgtcaactacacttcaattaaaataaagaaataaaattctccaCTGAAAACAGGGAAGATACTACCTACAACCTCTCTTGGCCATCTGCCATAAGGGATCAGTTTGGAAGTCCCCTCTCCGTTCTAACCCCAATCCCTCTTGCTGTTTTCCAAGGCTATGTTTTGTCCGCTTTTGTTCTCCAAGAAAAGAGCTCAGCCCTTGGTGGTTGCGACCTAATACACAGGAAAAGAACTGTGGGGCAGTGTTGGACCTGGGAGGGGCAGCCACACAGCTCTCACTTCCGGAGAGGGCAAGAACTGGTGGTGCATTTAGGGTGAAAGGCCAAAGGGCCGGGCCTCCCAGAGAAAACAGCGTTCCTGACCCCTTCTCT from Ursus arctos isolate Adak ecotype North America unplaced genomic scaffold, UrsArc2.0 scaffold_24, whole genome shotgun sequence encodes the following:
- the GIP gene encoding gastric inhibitory polypeptide: MVAMKISSLLLGSLLLAVVLGEKAEGHSRVHARVSGSRPRGPRYAEGTFISDYSIAMDKIRQQDFVNWLLAQKGKKNDWKHNITQREAGALELTHQSNRKEEASEQQGSLPKNPSDEDLLKDLLIRELLAWMVDQMEVCRLRFQ